CCAAGTTTTCTAGGGTTCTTATCCAAGATAAACATGGAATTTCTTCATAAGCTCTGCAAGTGTTCTCATCTACATCAGAACTGATGCACTCCCACTGTATATATtgcacaccaaaaaaaaggcCATACAGGCTCTATTCTGAGTCACTTAATGGTATGGGAGTCTTTTGTTTAGTTTAAGGAAGATTGCTTAAAACAAGGAATGATAAATGCTTTGTATCATTTTCTAAAAGTGTTGTGCAACTTGCAATTTGTTATGGAATCTGCTGTTACACGTTCATCCCTGTACTTCAGCTGGATTATGATTCCTAGCATACACTATACATTATTAGATGCCAGCTGCTTCTGAAGTAAGTAACTGAAAGTTCTGAAGTCAAGTTTATTTTGGATATACGCAAAAGCcagcttttcatattttactgCACATAAACCACTAGTGCACTAAAATGTTCTTCTGCTAAAAGTCTACTGGCACCTTTACTTGAGGTATCAGCAAAATcaacaactaaaaaaaccctatcaCTTGAAAGCTTCCCTgaaattacagtatttataaTAGCTAAGGACTTACTAAATGACAACTATAATTGGTATTCACACCACTACATTTTGTACATGGAGATCATTCTTGATGCAAGAAATAGGGGCCATCTTTATATACCTCTGATATTTAAGGAAGCTAAATTGGGATGTTTTAGTCACTTGCTAGAATCTCAAGACTGCAGAAGTTAATCCTGAAGATGGCTCATACTTCAGGTGATTCATTTTGCCTACCTTTCTAACAATGCATTCTGCTGATTAATAATGAAGTCTGCTTTTGGTCACAATCAAGTGGGATTGAGATACCAGAACTCCAactatgtattaaaaatatagacAGCTACAGTGTTCTCTTACTGGTAATTTTTGAATTGTGCCCGTTCCCATCAGAACCACAGGCACTCAGGCTGCTCAGCACCCTGACCTGCCCCACACGTTCAGGAACCGAAGCTCACCGGGCCGGGCACTGAAGGAGAGGTTCTGCAGCTAAACCGCTGTTTGAGGGAGCTGCTTACCTGGGTACTGCATACCGTACTGTTGCTGAGGCTGAGCCTGCGGCTGCTGAGCAGGATAACCAGGCTGTTGGTACTGTTGATACATCTGACCTATGGATTAAAAACGTATTTAGGTGAAGCCCAGTGCCCTAGCTATATTATAAACCCACAGTGAACAACACCCTAACAGTtcaaaatcacagaaacaaatCCTCTCACAACatgtaaaaactttttttaaaaaatatgaacacaGTGAAGTTTGAATATGTGTTCCACCTAATTACCAACTGAAACCAATCTACAGATTTTAGTTTCTGAACTATGCCGTTCTGAAGACTAAATGATGTTTCTCTGTCTCCAACAGAATAAATAGTTCTAATTTGGTACATGAGGCTTactatttcacattttcagagGATGCCAGAAGCCATGCGCCTTGATTTGTGCTACTCTGGTGGGTAACAGAGCAGGAATCTTTAAACGTCTTGATAACTGCTCCAGAACTTACGCTGTAAATTAAAGTACTTCAAAAGTTAAACATGTCCTCAGATTGTCTGTTTATACTAGGTTTTTAAGACCATTTCTGCATCAAAGTACTGTAAGCAGAGTGGTACATTATTTATTCTGACCACATTTTCCAGATAAGTCATCCATCTGTTAGTATCTGACTTGCTGTAAGCCAAGTTTTCTTAAGAGACTCAGAGGTATACACcctaaagcaaaaataaaaccatacaTTCTTAAGCTTGGGCATTCCAATTCAATGCTGATTTTTCCCAAATTCACTGTTTCCAATTTCTTGACAAGAAGAGGCAGGATATTTGTTTAGACTTAACCTATGGGCCCTGTTTAGGCTTTatgcttctgctgtttttcaatTTAGTAACAGGCAcagtcaaagaagaaaaacagttatcTGCCAAAACTAAAGCTTAGCTGAACTGGAGCAGACATGGAAACTTCACTATTGTAAAGTGTTACTGTACTGTTATTCATTCTGCAAAGATCAGCAGACTGTATAAATACACTGTAAGCTGTATCTTCTGAACTGCACCAAGACAAAAGCAACTCAGCTCTGCTCCAAGTCCTCCCAGACCCCTGTGCACACTGCTTTAAAAGAActccttatttccttcctctgcattACTTGCAGCTGAAAGCAATGGTATTTTATATTCACACTAAGgtgttcaaaatattttatgttggTGCAGTCgttcaaaatattatttggtATGCAATTATTGTGGGATGAAGAAAGTGCTAAGTACAAGGCTTGAAGAGAATTTAAGCCTGTTAGCTTGATAACTAAGAATTAGAAATTCAGAATGcgtgttttctgtttcttaaactCAGTTGTTATAGGGAAGTTCTGGGAGAACAACCGGGAGGCTGCCTGTCTCGGGATAATTACCTACAGGCTAACACAGAGACCACACTGGCACCTGCTGGAGACGCCAGGTAAAGAGATATGAAAGAAACAGCATGGagtttttccaaagcttttggAGAAGGCTTGCTGTCTTCACCAGGGTTGAAGCATTAGTGAGGCGCAGAGAGGTGTTCCAGTGCCGTTCAAGAAAACATTCTTAATTTACAGCCGTGAATGCAGCCAGGGATCCTATGGGTCCTTAAACACACAGAGTTTTCCCTCTCACTGGATTTTTACTCTGAAAACAACATGAGCTACAGCATCAGGGTCTGGTTTTGTACTTAGCAGTGCTTATTGCAGTCAAGGATCTGCCAGCATTTACCATTGTTCCTGCGCACTGAAACAGCCATTTTAGCCTGATTCAGAAAAAAGACCAGATAGGTATATtcacacaacatttttttccctagaagaTCACAAAGTACTTACGTGAATGAACTTTTACATCTATTTCAGCAAAGACTAAAAAAGTATCCACATGTGTACATAATTGGTTCTCATGTGTGTTCAGCAACTGGACTTAGTGGTACAAAAGCACAGGTGTGCCACAAgtgtttcacttttttgtttcagttctagTTTAACATCAACACTTAAAACCTCATATCTTATTGTATTAAAgtaaaagtaaagtaaaaagACTAAATTCATAAAATGCAAGTTCAGTAGCTGAGAGTATACTTTTTGAATATTAAGTTTTCTGGCTGCTGACAGAAGAACCTGAagcacttttttccaaaattaactTCTACACACAAATGCCAAACAGTTATATCTTTAAGCTACAAAGATGCCTCCTGCTGTCTCTTTATATCACTTGACTAATTCTTAGggaagcaagcaaaaaaaaaaaaaaaaaagtgctgaaagcagcaaaacaagtattttataaGCTCCACTGCAACCAACAGCATTCGTGCCTGCTTAAATATTATACCTAACTACAAGTTGCTCAAATACTCTGGCTCAAAATGTTACCAATGCCCTTCAGGCAAGACATTCCAAGTGACTGTGGATACTGTCATCACCCTCAATAATGCCTCTCACATTATCTCAGCATTATGTCAGTATAGAAAGCAGCAGAGGGTTGTAACTTGTTTCTACACTAACACAGAAACAACTTTATATTGCACTTTGTATAGAGGTAGAAATACCAAAGCAAGTCATTCCGCAGACAGTTTCATCCAGAACTATGCAGGTCTGAAGGCTCAGTGCTCTTAGAAAACATCAATTGAAAAATGATGCCCAAATGTAGCAAACCTCTGAAtaggtttatttttagaagtcaAACAACATGTAAAAGGGCATAGTACAAAGAAATCTGAATACCGGAGTTAAGACCTTAAGCTTTAAAGGAGAGCCAACTGAGGCTCTCAAGGGTTACACAGGAAAACTACAATGCATACGAAATAGTTACAAGGTTTAACCTGACTAGCACAAAGCCGCACATAATAAAGAAGCAATGCAATAATGGCTCTGTTTTGTTAGATAGAAATGATGagtaaacaacatttttaatcCATAGTAGACAAGCCAACAAACTGTTAGCTGAGTGAAAGCTTGACAGAACACACAGGGTATGATACGAACTAAGATCTTCAGATAGCTTTATAAAGTGCAGTGTATATAAATCTGCCTTACAGTAAAGTGAGCACGGATGCAAGTAGAAAACAGTACCATGAAAATCCTCCTCATGTTACATCACCTACCCTTTTAAATAAAGCTACTGCTCCATCTGCTGTTTCTATATTGAACAGcatgtgaggaaaaaagtttttccacCTAGTGGCACAGATGAATTTGTAGTTTGGTATCGACTTTGGGTCTGCTAGTTGGAAGTCATAGCTACTGATCGCTCAGATTCAGACACCATCATTCACGTCTTAAATAGtagaaaaacatgctgcttACCTTCCACCTGACCAGTCTGTGGCTGTGTTCCGGGGTACGGTGGCTGCTGTGCCTGAACACCGGGGGggtgggctgcagaggaggaagaagcgaTGCTGTCTGGTGTTCCCGATCGCTCTTCTGCAGGGGCGCTGGGTGGTCCTAGAGGAGCaagaacaaaatacagtatgtgAAATGGACAGtttgaataaaaaaagtctaataCAAGACCGTTCCCTCGCaaattttttaacattttttccagttttccgTAGATTTACGTCTGAGAGTGTCATGCCCAAGCTAAAACTAAATATATTTGCACATCTCAAttctcctttgaaaatattttgggggggaATTTTCAACCTGTCTCTAGGTCACTCAGATTTCATCCTGCCAAGGAACCTGACCCATTTGTTGGATAAAACCCTCCATGACAACATGTTTTTTCCACAGCTTCAAGTGTTAACCTTGCACATGTACACTAAAGACTTGCTACGTTTGGACATAACATGCACCTACGTACCTATTCTTTCTCATCTGGAGCAAAGGTGAAAGGCTGTGTGAAACTGTTCAAATGCACTAGTATTTTACTGTAGCTCACGTGGGCCCAGGCAACAAAGTGTTTTACCAATAGTCATACAGCATGTGAACAGAAAACCTCCAAGGAAGGTGTTAAAATCGCACTCCCAGACAGGATATGGCAGGCTTCAAACTAAAAGCAATTGTCTGCTTtgataattctgaaaataatccAGCTAGCACCCAAAGAAAGCATGGAAACAGAGAATCCAGATTTTCTCTACGTTAGTGAGAAGTTCTGAAATACACATGTGAACAGGTAAAATATACTACaattatatgcaaaatattttgttagaaACAAGGGAGCTTAAACTTGGATCTTTCCAGCTCTTAGCTATATGAATGCTACCTATGAGACACTACTTTCAAATAcatgcttaaagttaagcacaAGTGTCAGAATTGCTGCAAATTCACTTTCAATTTTAAGAACGTTATATTTACACAATATAAATATGCATCCAACAAGCccttaattctgttttcatgttaCCCTTATTAGGGGGAAAATTAATCAAATCTGCCTACTTCTGGTTTTGCCTTTATATACATAACTGCAAGATTATAACTTTAGAAATTGGATTTCTTATATCCTGCTTAAATGGTCCTCTGTGAAGTTCTTTGTACATTCAGAGCATGGTCAAGTCAGTTCACTCTATCAGAAGAATTATGAAGACACATAACATTGAAGTATCACTGATGCTATGATCAAAGCATTAACTGACACTGAGGCTTTGtaccaaaagacaaaaccacTCCTTCAACAATTAGCTCCAATTTTCTGCTAGTTGTACTTCATACTCTATCACTTCATTGTTCAGAGATAGCCCATGGTAAGTTTTCAAGTATCATCAAACCTTTATCTGGTTTGTGAAATAACCATGCTGTGATAGTACCCAAAATGTGCCATGGAGGAAGAGATCACTCAATAGGCCTGATCCACGGAGCAGTACCCCCATCTGAAAACAACCACCCTGTCTGCAGCTACAACTTTGGATCCTGCACAGTTGCAATCACGCAGCACAGATCTATTCCTATCACTCCACACTTCTACCAAGGCAGCCGTACTGTAGAAACAAGCTCCAGTTGCTATTAGTTTGCCCATCTGTATCATTACTTCACATATCATATAAAATTCACTTGCTCTGAAGTTGAGAGTACACGGCAAATCCCGCTAGCGaacagcagttttattttcaggtttcaATGCTACATTAAACCTTGCCAGACCCACGCAGATTCTGTGCAAAATCACTTCTCTATATTCTGCATCACACTCCCTATTACATTCTACGTTGCTTTTCTAACTTCAGTTACCCTGTCTTAAGTTGACTGCATTCAGTTTAGTATAATCAGTTTTTATATGTTTAGCATTCTTCTACTAGGTAGGGCCAACCATCATGCAGCTCTTCAAAAATATAAGTCAGACAAGTATGTTATTCCTTTCTGTTAACAGTAAAAAAGTTGACACTATTtacttttgaaatgaaacagagaaaaggcaggGTCATACAAAACATTCTGACTGTCCCAAAGAGCAGAAGCACAAGCCAAGAACATGAACTGCATGATCAAACCCTAAGGCAGAGCAGTGGCTACTGTTTTTCTATCACTGGCAGATACCAATTAAGTTACTCTACACAATACctttaaataattcaaataaaaaattttaagcCATTTTCTACTCCAAGCTAAAACACAATGCTAAAACCtgcaataaaacatttcaacattttgtaTACAAAAGTTAGCAAACACAGTTACAACACCTTAACATAGCAAGTTTTAgaattctgaaatgaaacagtgaaTACAGAACACAGCTTAATACATccaaaatacaaatgctttGTCACAAATCAAGATCTGAGTCATTGATTATGAAcaggttttgctttccttttcataagATATATTCTTACCTGACACCTGATCATCTGTCAAGCCAAACGCTGACATGACGTTCTTGCTGATTTCATCCTGGTTCTTTAGTGGATCAAATGCAGACATGCTTGCTGCTATAACTTGAGTAGATGGCTTAACATTagagtcagcagcagcaggcttttCTTCCCTACCATCTACAGCttctacaaaacaaaatgccCAGTTATTAATTCTTGAGAATTGAAACACCATCATACATATATATTGTACCACAGCAACTTTAAAATTGCATAGTTGTGGgggctttttaaatgttttaactgTTGAAATGCTTATGTTAGGATAACAGTGATGAATTGCTGATGTATCTGAAACTGTGATGAATCACAAAGCTTAGGTTTCCTTGCACAGTTACTTAAAGATACACTGACACTGTGGAGTATCAATATCATGTATCACTTTGTCTTAAATTCAAAGGTACAAGGCTCCTGCTTCAAACAAATTGTTCTGGTATGACTTGCCTACAGAGAattcaaaattaagaaaacttaCAGGATAGGTTCCAGTTTATTATAGTGTTTTATCAACTGCAGTTGTTGTTTTGTTCTATCCCCTTCTCCCTGAATTCTTCCTAGGCTGACAGGTGAAGTTCATCTCTTAGCCATTATACAAGTAACACTGAATCACTCAGAAACCCCTTACCTAGTGGAGTGCtacattttctcttaaaaacaaacaactgcagATAGGGTTTAGACTGGCTAGTTTTGTTTACACTCTAAGATCATCACCCTAACCTCCTTCCAAATGGTTTATAAACAGAATCCACGGTATTCCACTGAAATTAGTAATTGCTTATATTGTCAGAACAGGGGCTGggattttttaaacaacaaaaccaataaaactTCGAAgtgtaaaatacaaaagcagCGTTTCCTAAAAGAAAGGCTGGAGTCCTTGGTTCGCCTCTTTACTCAGAACACTGTACTCCATGACTTTGTGTCATTATTTCTGTGTCCAGCTTACCCAAAATCTGTAGTTAAGCACACAGAGGTATAGTTTTTACAGTACAACAGCCCTAAGCTAGGAGATCAATGCCTCAAAACTGGGAGAATAAGACTTCCTTCCCCGTTTTGCCCTCCCCCGATAATCGTTTCCCACCCCTACCTGCACCCTTGTGCTGCTTACCCTGAGACAGCTCTGATGCTGGTCTGAGCTCAAAATGTGTGGATTCAATTTCCTAACCTGGCAAAAAAAGTGGATATAGTTTTTGCTGAATTCACTTTTTACTGTCATAGTGAATCAAACTTGCTTAGCAACATGACAAGATAAGCACCAGAGCTAGCTCAAAGTAAGCAGTGGGAGTGCTCAGCTGGGAGCAAGAACTCTTCAGCAACAACAAACTATTAATTCAGCTGAAAGCCCTCTCAAAATGTTGTCGTGACTCACACGTGTTAGTTACAGCATTTTCATACATTGCAACAAAAACTTAGACTTTGAAGTTTTATTCCTAAATTAACTTAGTGCTTTACTCCAGATAATCTGAATAAAAATTCTGCCTCTGAAATAactgaagcattaaaaattaagttctgAACCATCAAGCAACAATTAAGAATGATCACAACCAGTATTCAAGCCTCCATTTTTCACTCTGTTAAACAGCACACAACTCTGCAAATCAAACCAAACAATTCTTTGCCAGGCTGCCTACCACTTTCAGGCAGATTAGTGGAAAGCCCTGGTTCAGCTGGTGGTTCTAAACAGTCCAGTAAACGATTGACTTTATTGCGAAGTTCTATCAGCTCTCGACGCAGGTATTTCACCTGATTAGATTCTAGGGGTCTTGGTTGTCCAttcactgcaaaacagcaaTTAGATAAATTTAAGACTGTAGTAACATTATGACATCCagtttaaaattgcaaaaaata
Above is a genomic segment from Gymnogyps californianus isolate 813 chromosome 1, ASM1813914v2, whole genome shotgun sequence containing:
- the TFG gene encoding protein TFG yields the protein MNGQLDLSGKLIIKAQLGEDIRRIPIHNEDITYDELVLMMQRVFRGKLLSNDEVTIKYKDEDGDLITIFDSSDLSFAIQCSRILKLTLFVNGQPRPLESNQVKYLRRELIELRNKVNRLLDCLEPPAEPGLSTNLPESEAVDGREEKPAAADSNVKPSTQVIAASMSAFDPLKNQDEISKNVMSAFGLTDDQVSGPPSAPAEERSGTPDSIASSSSAAHPPGVQAQQPPYPGTQPQTGQVEGQMYQQYQQPGYPAQQPQAQPQQQYGMQYPAGYSQQQTPSQQAQQFPAYSQPAAPAPAAAFPGQPQQLPAQQPPQYPGGSYPPQPYTTQASQPAPYSGPPGSQAAPGTYQPRPGFTPRPAAP